In Candidatus Bathyarchaeia archaeon, a single genomic region encodes these proteins:
- a CDS encoding GNAT family N-acetyltransferase, whose product MLDVLNDAFGSFANVPRTMAVLSSERFDPDGCFIAEENGAPIGCVAATRLPRDKWFVIRYLSIRPAMLQTKVGESLLEKAIKYVESKRTRIPESDYSGDTALR is encoded by the coding sequence TTGCTTGACGTTCTGAACGATGCTTTCGGCAGCTTTGCCAACGTGCCACGGACAATGGCGGTCCTTTCGTCAGAGCGATTCGACCCGGATGGATGCTTCATTGCAGAGGAGAACGGAGCGCCAATCGGATGCGTGGCTGCCACAAGACTTCCCCGAGACAAGTGGTTTGTGATAAGATACCTAAGCATCAGACCCGCAATGCTCCAGACAAAGGTCGGAGAGAGTCTCCTCGAAAAAGCAATCAAGTACGTGGAATCAAAAAGGACCAGAATTCCTGAGAGCGACTACTCCGGCGATACAGCCCTACGTTGA
- a CDS encoding GNAT family N-acetyltransferase, which produces MEEVSDETMDTASSLLFQASSPYWDWRTEEESGKLAVSESFKEESSHGAKWILARLNKEPVGLVGIIPDYYEPRIAWFRGAFVLPEHRGKRIGSTLMSETAKRAKNLGQRKMIVYTFSYLDSLAPGALLYLKTGGKIEAEYLQFARMWVPSNSGK; this is translated from the coding sequence ATGGAGGAGGTCTCAGACGAGACCATGGATACCGCTAGCAGTTTGCTTTTCCAGGCGTCGAGTCCCTACTGGGACTGGCGGACGGAGGAGGAAAGCGGCAAGCTCGCTGTTTCCGAATCATTCAAGGAGGAAAGCTCGCACGGAGCCAAATGGATTCTCGCTAGACTAAACAAAGAACCGGTAGGGTTAGTAGGAATTATCCCTGACTACTATGAACCGAGAATAGCTTGGTTCCGAGGAGCGTTTGTCCTCCCAGAGCATCGGGGAAAGAGAATCGGCTCCACTCTGATGTCTGAGACCGCCAAACGGGCGAAGAACTTGGGCCAAAGAAAGATGATTGTCTACACCTTCTCCTACTTAGACAGTCTGGCGCCGGGAGCCCTACTCTACCTAAAGACTGGAGGCAAAATAGAGGCCGAGTATCTACAGTTTGCTAGAATGTGGGTTCCGTCCAATTCAGGAAAGTAA
- a CDS encoding FAD-dependent oxidoreductase: MASLEPWDVTIIGGGILGTSVSYWLANQYEGRIAVIEKEQQVAVHTSKRNTGVVHRPFYLDPIKRRVFARSSQAAYGMWKSYAKERGLPWLPVTTLEVATREDDLKRVEKYYHWGVENGMGEDELEVLTAKEVRRLEPHVKGHGAIWSKTDTSVDYPSFTRSLRGDAEREGVKFILGFEVKSIKVTKNFLEIQPKHGGEAIRTRFLVNCAGGNSVRIAHMLGLGREYADLNFRGEYWEVGQEWSYLASRNIYTVAQHPELPFLDPHWICRADGRREIGPNAVPVAGPYTYTGFFKNPIQALQKILEPPMVNKAALLFNKDFLTLAGEEWKSSIFKSEMARRAQEFIPELKLDYLTRPGIAGVRAQVIDRHGNFIKEAIEIMGPFSYHITNYNSPGATGSPAYAAWLVQKLGSLGLLDLRRRTSTLPKGPWKYDSVISMVSDAPRIIA; this comes from the coding sequence TTGGCGTCACTGGAACCGTGGGACGTGACCATCATTGGCGGGGGAATACTCGGGACCTCAGTTTCCTACTGGCTAGCGAACCAGTACGAGGGCCGAATCGCAGTTATCGAGAAAGAACAACAGGTAGCAGTTCACACTTCCAAGAGGAATACTGGCGTCGTCCACCGTCCATTCTACTTGGACCCCATCAAACGCCGAGTCTTTGCACGATCATCGCAAGCAGCCTACGGAATGTGGAAATCATACGCGAAAGAACGAGGCCTGCCCTGGCTACCGGTGACGACACTGGAAGTTGCGACGCGAGAGGATGATCTAAAACGGGTGGAGAAGTACTATCACTGGGGCGTGGAGAATGGGATGGGAGAGGACGAGCTGGAAGTTCTCACCGCAAAGGAAGTGCGAAGGCTCGAGCCACACGTAAAAGGGCACGGGGCAATATGGTCGAAGACGGACACCTCAGTCGACTACCCCTCGTTCACACGCTCCCTACGCGGAGACGCGGAACGCGAAGGAGTCAAATTCATTCTCGGCTTCGAGGTCAAATCGATCAAAGTAACCAAGAATTTCTTGGAAATCCAGCCGAAACACGGCGGAGAAGCGATTCGAACCCGGTTCCTCGTAAATTGCGCGGGAGGAAACTCAGTGCGCATAGCTCACATGCTAGGCCTTGGAAGAGAATATGCCGACCTCAACTTCCGGGGAGAATACTGGGAAGTTGGACAAGAATGGTCATACCTAGCTTCTAGAAATATCTACACTGTAGCACAGCATCCAGAATTGCCATTTCTTGATCCACACTGGATATGTCGTGCTGATGGTCGTCGAGAGATCGGGCCCAACGCTGTCCCGGTCGCGGGACCATACACTTACACAGGTTTTTTCAAAAACCCGATACAAGCGTTGCAGAAGATCCTCGAACCTCCCATGGTGAATAAGGCAGCTCTTCTTTTCAACAAAGATTTCCTGACCTTAGCGGGAGAGGAATGGAAATCATCCATTTTCAAGTCAGAAATGGCACGAAGAGCCCAAGAGTTCATTCCGGAACTCAAACTAGATTACTTGACGAGACCGGGAATTGCAGGCGTACGCGCGCAAGTGATAGATCGGCATGGGAACTTCATCAAGGAAGCTATCGAAATCATGGGTCCGTTTTCATATCACATTACAAACTATAACTCACCTGGCGCAACAGGGTCGCCTGCCTACGCTGCCTGGCTCGTTCAGAAACTCGGGTCCCTCGGCCTTTTGGATCTTAGGAGGAGGACCTCAACATTGCCCAAGGGACCCTGGAAATATGACTCAGTAATCAGTATGGTGAGCGATGCGCCGAGAATAATCGCCTAG
- a CDS encoding DUF6081 family protein — MKTETTIYDDMSKGHVDPSKWKILSFPMGNGENWTWEEPKARTSSRNGGLALTVDPFTRKHDTIHMFDDPKQLYGSTRTFPVSRDQVTVFEADMGAETYRSNADDLQDAFAGLILMDFSTGMIFDFITTGKKIGAIYERLLIPGVTDEKTAFTYVIEAPFSGVRTKPEMMHHYTVRIDAEKKRAEWIVDGKTFFKTESLPVAPKDIMVGWGLFTLKPVDPEKGSMSVHGQGATGIWKNFRYSIP, encoded by the coding sequence TTGAAGACAGAAACAACCATTTACGATGACATGTCGAAGGGGCACGTTGACCCTTCGAAATGGAAGATCCTCAGCTTTCCCATGGGAAACGGGGAGAACTGGACATGGGAAGAACCCAAGGCTAGAACTTCGTCCCGAAATGGTGGTCTAGCTCTAACAGTAGATCCATTCACGCGGAAACACGACACGATCCACATGTTTGACGATCCCAAACAACTATACGGGTCCACCAGAACCTTTCCTGTATCGCGTGATCAGGTAACTGTTTTCGAAGCTGATATGGGAGCCGAAACCTACAGAAGCAACGCCGATGATCTACAGGATGCGTTCGCAGGCCTTATACTCATGGATTTCTCGACGGGCATGATATTTGACTTCATCACGACCGGGAAAAAAATAGGAGCAATCTATGAGCGACTCCTGATCCCTGGCGTTACAGATGAGAAGACGGCGTTCACATACGTTATTGAGGCACCGTTTTCAGGAGTCCGAACGAAGCCCGAAATGATGCACCACTACACTGTCAGAATCGACGCGGAGAAGAAGCGGGCGGAATGGATTGTTGATGGTAAGACGTTCTTCAAGACGGAGAGCCTTCCAGTCGCTCCCAAAGATATCATGGTGGGCTGGGGACTCTTCACACTCAAGCCGGTCGACCCGGAGAAGGGAAGTATGTCGGTGCACGGGCAGGGCGCCACTGGCATCTGGAAGAATTTCAGATACTCCATTCCATGA
- a CDS encoding VOC family protein, translated as MINFRVRDLDRLLDQLKGEGVEVDEKREEYDYGKFGWIIDPEGNRIELWEPKGDAPPE; from the coding sequence ATGATCAACTTCCGAGTTAGGGATCTCGACAGATTATTGGATCAGCTGAAGGGGGAAGGCGTAGAGGTCGATGAGAAGCGGGAAGAATATGACTATGGCAAGTTCGGATGGATCATCGACCCTGAAGGGAACCGGATTGAACTCTGGGAACCCAAAGGCGACGCTCCCCCAGAATGA